A single Clostridium sp. AN503 DNA region contains:
- a CDS encoding KDGP aldolase family protein translates to MEGLNFYKGRVCLNCLTNSIENAKAIYAAAEGHVAVGILSADYPDVDSAVEDMKRYQEAVDNNISVGLGAGNPGQWKAVAEISGQIIPKHINQTFTAGGYTRAKTGPGPFMNSMVAPCGKPGYVKVSTGPLCRDEEPAVVPVKTAIAMAKEQGADSLKYFPMGGLKVREEYEAVAKACAETGFGLEPTGGIDLYNFKEILQIAVDAGVEKIVPHVYSSIIDKETGATRIGDVGRLYEIMKKTVG, encoded by the coding sequence ATGGAAGGGCTTAATTTTTATAAAGGAAGGGTATGCTTAAACTGCCTTACCAATTCGATTGAAAATGCAAAGGCGATCTACGCGGCCGCGGAAGGGCATGTGGCGGTCGGAATATTGTCCGCCGATTATCCGGATGTGGATAGCGCCGTGGAGGATATGAAACGCTATCAGGAGGCCGTGGACAATAATATCTCCGTAGGTCTCGGGGCGGGCAATCCGGGCCAGTGGAAGGCGGTGGCGGAGATCTCCGGACAGATCATACCGAAGCATATCAACCAGACCTTTACAGCCGGCGGTTACACCAGGGCGAAGACCGGGCCGGGGCCGTTCATGAATTCCATGGTAGCTCCGTGCGGGAAGCCGGGGTATGTGAAGGTGTCTACCGGGCCTCTGTGCAGGGACGAAGAACCTGCCGTAGTGCCGGTGAAGACGGCGATCGCCATGGCAAAGGAGCAGGGGGCGGATTCCCTCAAATATTTCCCCATGGGCGGCTTGAAGGTGAGAGAGGAATATGAGGCGGTGGCGAAAGCCTGCGCCGAGACCGGATTTGGTTTAGAACCCACAGGCGGCATAGACCTATATAACTTTAAGGAGATCCTTCAGATCGCGGTGGACGCGGGGGTGGAGAAGATCGTTCCTCACGTGTATTCGTCCATTATCGATAAGGAGACTGGGGCGACCAGGATTGGGGATGTGGGGCGGTTGTATGAGATCATGAAAAAGACCGTCGGGTGA
- a CDS encoding extracellular solute-binding protein, with the protein MKKQMGKRLAATALAGVMALSLAGCSGGSSSSDAAVGAQGAAGEQGTAVQTAVSSAEPVTIKFMHDWPEYETQFNQIISDFEAANPDIKIETTVITWDVLTKTLQTAFASGDAPDVTCCWLDRVGGFNALGACYDLTEAMEANGSEWKNEFIQASVDLGTVGGKIYGVPFRSTCTLLVYNKTMMDENGWEEPKSQAELVELMDKAVQKGVIPLIAPGNPEGFQLASLTKTLAEPELYKSGKLTSDEYLSGHLSDVSAEYEAAGNKIKDWIGKGYIDKNALALTKEEAAAQFYTGKGLIYFANNNELTALEENAKEAGIELGFMAFPPEEGVPTLLFNYGVDGWMVYSGTEYPEQSIRFLKYLSSLDVQQAFGEETLSVMGNKNCKYENANQNKFVEIFSEAKSYRIKFDYSQGSLITDEALAIADFVADSSKTGADLGKAIADLKQKCIEENAK; encoded by the coding sequence ATGAAAAAACAAATGGGGAAAAGGTTGGCAGCAACTGCACTGGCGGGGGTCATGGCATTGTCTTTAGCCGGATGCTCCGGGGGGAGCAGTTCCAGTGACGCGGCAGTGGGTGCACAGGGGGCGGCAGGCGAGCAGGGGACGGCGGTCCAGACGGCGGTTTCATCGGCAGAACCGGTCACGATCAAATTCATGCATGACTGGCCCGAATATGAGACCCAGTTCAACCAGATCATCAGTGATTTTGAGGCGGCAAACCCGGACATCAAGATCGAGACAACCGTGATCACCTGGGATGTGCTGACAAAAACGCTGCAGACGGCATTTGCCTCAGGGGACGCGCCGGATGTGACCTGCTGCTGGCTGGACCGGGTAGGCGGTTTTAATGCCCTGGGCGCCTGTTATGACTTAACAGAAGCCATGGAAGCAAACGGATCAGAGTGGAAGAATGAGTTTATCCAGGCTTCTGTTGACCTGGGAACTGTAGGAGGGAAGATCTATGGCGTTCCCTTCCGTTCGACCTGTACGCTGCTGGTGTATAATAAAACCATGATGGATGAGAACGGATGGGAAGAGCCAAAGTCCCAGGCAGAGCTTGTGGAGCTGATGGACAAGGCGGTGCAGAAGGGTGTGATCCCGCTGATCGCTCCAGGAAATCCTGAGGGCTTCCAGCTTGCGTCCCTCACAAAGACTTTGGCGGAGCCGGAGCTTTACAAATCCGGCAAGCTGACTTCCGATGAGTATTTAAGCGGACATTTGAGCGATGTTTCTGCGGAGTATGAGGCGGCAGGCAATAAGATCAAGGACTGGATCGGCAAAGGTTATATAGACAAGAACGCGCTGGCATTGACAAAAGAGGAGGCAGCAGCCCAGTTCTATACAGGAAAAGGGCTGATCTATTTTGCTAACAACAATGAATTGACCGCTCTTGAGGAGAATGCGAAAGAAGCGGGTATTGAACTTGGCTTTATGGCGTTCCCTCCGGAAGAAGGGGTGCCGACCCTGCTGTTTAACTACGGAGTGGACGGCTGGATGGTATATTCCGGGACCGAGTACCCGGAGCAGAGTATCCGCTTCCTGAAGTATTTAAGCTCCCTGGATGTCCAGCAGGCGTTCGGAGAGGAAACCCTGTCCGTCATGGGCAACAAAAACTGTAAGTATGAAAATGCGAACCAGAACAAATTTGTTGAGATCTTCTCTGAGGCCAAATCCTACAGGATCAAGTTTGATTATTCCCAGGGATCCCTGATCACGGACGAGGCGCTGGCTATCGCAGATTTCGTTGCGGACAGCAGTAAAACAGGCGCGGATCTGGGAAAAGCGATCGCAGATCTGAAACAGAAATGTATTGAGGAAAATGCAAAATAG
- a CDS encoding PTS sugar transporter subunit IIC, which produces MSVLMLAVCMGVYYWFCRLRFGYTFSSMLLQPVVIGVFVGLLTGNMPLAMKIGAGLQLVYLGVTSTPGGNVPSDPALAGCIAIPLGVMSNMSPEVAIALAIPFGVLGVFVDQLRRSTNAVWVHMADRYAENADTKGIIRAAFIYPSIAGFIIRFPIVFAIDFFGVTAVEKLIAILPQWLMHSFEIMGGILPALGFAITLSVIGKKNLIPFFIIGFFAVMYLGLDTMAVAIFATCIALLLGLFQLKEEAV; this is translated from the coding sequence ATGAGTGTGCTGATGTTGGCTGTATGTATGGGTGTTTATTACTGGTTCTGCAGGCTGCGGTTTGGATATACCTTTTCGTCCATGCTTCTGCAGCCGGTGGTGATCGGCGTTTTCGTGGGGCTGCTCACAGGCAATATGCCTCTTGCCATGAAGATCGGAGCGGGCCTGCAGCTTGTTTATCTGGGGGTGACCTCCACGCCGGGCGGGAACGTTCCCAGTGATCCGGCACTGGCGGGATGCATCGCCATCCCCCTGGGCGTCATGTCCAATATGTCCCCGGAGGTGGCGATCGCGCTGGCGATCCCGTTCGGCGTGCTGGGCGTGTTTGTGGATCAGCTCAGAAGAAGTACCAACGCCGTTTGGGTACATATGGCGGACCGTTATGCGGAAAATGCAGATACAAAGGGGATCATCCGCGCGGCGTTTATCTATCCGTCGATCGCCGGTTTTATCATCCGTTTCCCGATCGTGTTTGCGATTGATTTCTTCGGGGTGACTGCGGTGGAAAAGCTGATCGCAATCCTGCCCCAGTGGCTGATGCATTCCTTTGAGATCATGGGCGGCATCCTTCCGGCTCTTGGCTTTGCGATCACGCTGTCTGTGATCGGAAAGAAGAATCTGATCCCATTTTTTATCATCGGGTTCTTCGCTGTCATGTATCTGGGGCTTGACACCATGGCAGTAGCCATTTTTGCAACTTGTATCGCATTATTACTGGGATTATTCCAGCTTAAGGAGGAGGCAGTGTAA
- a CDS encoding PTS system mannose/fructose/sorbose family transporter subunit IID — protein MGEQTQVKKLTKKDITRSMWIYYAGAELSNSYERLQSLVFCASMTPVLKKLYSTDEELSAALKRHLVFFNTEGTFGAIIQGIVISMEEQKANGENVTDEAITGIKTGLMGPIAGMGDAIVWAAIMPIIISIFLPFASNGSALGGVMPLILYPAVTIAIAYGLIHNGYTLGKRSVVSLLHGGKMKSIIFTANVIGLTMMGALSASYVTISTPLTFGFSSGTQIVFQDILNTVAPGLLPLAAVFIIYYYLKKKGPYYNRILLTVVGVSIVTSLLGIL, from the coding sequence ATGGGAGAGCAGACACAGGTTAAAAAGCTTACGAAAAAAGATATCACCAGATCCATGTGGATCTACTATGCGGGCGCGGAGCTTTCCAACTCTTATGAACGTTTACAGAGCCTTGTATTTTGTGCATCCATGACGCCGGTATTAAAGAAGCTTTACAGCACCGACGAGGAGTTGAGCGCCGCCTTGAAACGGCATCTGGTTTTTTTCAATACAGAGGGGACCTTCGGAGCCATCATCCAGGGCATCGTTATTTCCATGGAGGAGCAGAAGGCCAACGGGGAAAACGTGACGGATGAAGCTATCACTGGGATCAAGACCGGCCTCATGGGCCCGATCGCGGGCATGGGTGACGCCATCGTGTGGGCGGCGATCATGCCGATCATCATCTCCATTTTCCTGCCCTTTGCCAGCAATGGTTCTGCCCTGGGCGGCGTTATGCCGCTGATCCTGTACCCGGCTGTCACCATTGCCATCGCTTACGGCCTGATCCACAACGGCTATACCCTGGGCAAACGCTCCGTGGTGTCGCTGCTTCACGGCGGGAAGATGAAGTCCATCATATTTACGGCCAATGTGATCGGCCTTACGATGATGGGAGCGCTGTCCGCCAGCTATGTCACCATCTCCACGCCGCTGACCTTTGGCTTCTCAAGCGGCACGCAGATCGTGTTCCAGGATATTTTAAATACGGTGGCTCCCGGGTTACTGCCGTTAGCGGCTGTATTTATCATCTACTATTACCTGAAGAAAAAAGGGCCGTACTACAACCGGATCCTGCTCACTGTGGTGGGCGTGTCCATCGTGACGTCCTTACTGGGCATTCTGTAA
- a CDS encoding DgaE family pyridoxal phosphate-dependent ammonia lyase, producing MENIYSRNGLRPVINASGRMTKLGVSTISKGVGETLVEAAGNYVVIDDLYAWAGKRIGEMIGTEDACVTSSASAGIALAVASLICGNSLQKVQHLYDILPDTPKREVILLKGQNVDFGAPIALMAQAGGAKIVEAGYANGSRPGDIEAAVNEHTLAVLFVKSHHCVQKEMVDARTVIELTRRLGVPCIVDAAAEEDLKAYAAMGADFVCYSGAKAIEGPTSGFVACRTTEFADNMRLQYKGIGRTMKVGKECTMGLVKAIEEYLAGGKPQAVSLEDLERFAAKTGEIGGLKTSIIQDEAGREIYRCKIDFDPKRYGLDAKEAVKALQEGNVAVYTRDYQANIGSVAIDPRPLNSLEELDTIYRRLLEIHQSATEGKQSRGEKTNGRA from the coding sequence ATGGAAAACATATATAGCAGGAACGGGTTAAGACCCGTGATCAACGCATCCGGCAGGATGACGAAGCTGGGCGTCTCCACCATCTCAAAAGGGGTGGGGGAGACCCTGGTGGAGGCGGCGGGCAACTACGTGGTGATCGACGATCTGTACGCCTGGGCGGGGAAACGGATCGGAGAGATGATCGGTACGGAGGACGCCTGCGTCACCTCCAGCGCCTCCGCAGGCATCGCCCTGGCGGTGGCGTCCCTGATCTGCGGGAACAGTCTCCAGAAGGTACAGCATCTATACGATATCCTTCCGGATACCCCGAAGCGGGAGGTGATCCTGCTGAAAGGGCAGAACGTGGATTTTGGCGCGCCCATCGCGCTGATGGCCCAGGCAGGAGGGGCAAAGATTGTGGAAGCCGGTTATGCCAACGGTTCCAGGCCCGGCGATATCGAGGCTGCGGTCAATGAACATACCCTGGCAGTTCTTTTTGTCAAATCCCATCACTGCGTACAGAAGGAGATGGTGGATGCCAGAACGGTCATAGAATTGACCCGCCGTCTGGGGGTTCCCTGTATCGTGGACGCGGCGGCGGAGGAGGACTTAAAGGCGTATGCCGCCATGGGCGCTGATTTTGTGTGCTACAGCGGGGCCAAAGCCATCGAAGGGCCTACCAGCGGGTTTGTGGCCTGCCGGACAACTGAGTTTGCAGACAACATGCGCCTTCAGTATAAGGGCATCGGAAGGACCATGAAGGTGGGAAAAGAATGTACCATGGGGCTTGTAAAAGCCATTGAGGAATACCTGGCGGGAGGAAAACCGCAGGCGGTATCCCTGGAAGACCTGGAGCGATTTGCGGCAAAAACAGGGGAGATCGGGGGCCTTAAGACGTCCATCATACAGGACGAGGCGGGCAGGGAGATCTATCGATGTAAGATCGATTTTGACCCCAAGCGTTACGGACTGGACGCAAAAGAAGCCGTGAAGGCGCTGCAGGAGGGAAATGTGGCGGTCTATACACGGGATTACCAGGCCAATATCGGGTCTGTGGCCATCGACCCGAGACCCTTAAACAGCCTGGAGGAGCTGGATACCATATATCGCAGGCTGCTGGAGATCCATCAGTCGGCAACAGAAGGAAAGCAGTCAAGAGGAGAAAAGACAAATGGAAGGGCTTAA